DNA from Thermococcus sp. LS1:
ATAGAGAACCTCAAGGTCGCAGTTGGAGGCAAGGAGATTCTCAAAGGTGTGAACATTTCCGTGGGAGATGGGGAGTTTCATGTAATCATGGGGCCAAACGGATCCGGAAAGTCAACGCTGGCGCTGACCATTGTGGGTCATCCGAGGTATGAAGTCAGGAACGGGAGAATACTCTTCAACGGTGAGGACATAACTAATCTCCCCCCGGACGAGAGGGCCAAGAGGGGGATAATGCTGGCCTTTCAGCATCCGGAGGAGGTTGAAGGCGTCAGGATAATGGAATTCCTCCAGCAGGTTCTTGCGGAGGTTAAGGGGATTGATCTCGCCGAGGCGTACGACATGATTGTTGAGACCGCAAAGGGGCTCTGGTTCAAAGAGGAGGATCTCATGAGGTACGTTAACGTCGGCTTCTCCGGCGGTGAGAGGAAGAGATTTGAGATTCTCCAGGCACTTCTTCTTGAGCCGAAGCTCCTCATCCTCGATGAGCCTGACAGCGGTGTCGATGTCGATTCACTCAGTGTCATCTCGAGGAAGATAGATGAGCTTCACGAGAAGGGAACGGCGATTCTCCTGATAACTCACTATGGCAGGATACTCCAGCACCTCGACCCAAGCAAGTTTAGGGTTCATGTGATGAAGGACGGCAGAATCGTCCTTGAGCGCGGAGGCGAGTTCGTGAAGGAGATCGAGGAGAAGGGCTTCCAGAAGATTTTCGAGGAGTGTGGTTGCGATGAGTGAGATAACCATTCAGGAGGCCAAGGAGATCATAGCGCAGGAGATAGAGAACCTCGCGAGGCGAAACAAAGAGCCGGAGTGGATGACGCGCATAAGGTACAAAGGCTTAGAAGCCTTCGAGAAGGCTCCTCACAATGATCCGGTCATTAGCAAGGACGAACTGCTGAGGTTCATAGCCAAGCCCGAGATAGAGGGCCTCCCAGAGCACATAGAGAGCCTCGATGACCTCCCTCCAGAGATGAAGGCACTCCTCGACAGGCTCGGCATAAGCGAGGTCGAGCAGAAGTACATCGCTGGACTGGCTGTTCAGACGGACACGGGCATAATCTACAACCAGTTCCTTCAGGAGTGGGCTAAAAAGGGCCTCATAGTTCTTCCTATGGAGGAGGCTGTGAAGAAGTATCCCGACGTCGTAAAGAGGCACTTCCTCCAGATGTTCAGCGTTAATGAGAGCAAGATGGCCGCCTACCATACAGCAGTGTGGAACGGGGGCATCTTCCTATATGTCAAGGAAGGTCTGAAGGTTCCCTTCCCGCTTCACCTGTTCTTCCTCATCCAGGAGAGCGCCCTCGCCCAGGCGCCGCACATCATAATCATCGCCGAGAGGAACACCGAGTTCCACCTCATAGAGGGCTGTACTGCACCGGTTCTGGTTAGGCACTCTCTTCACCTTGACATGACTGAGGCTTACATACATGATGGGGCAAAGGTACAGCTCACGGTCCTCCAGAACTGGCCTGAGTACGTTCACACGAGACCAATGACGAGAGCTAGAATAGGAAAGAACGCCCGCTTCATTAACACCACCGTTGGTCTCGGAACTGGCAGGAGCAACATAGCGAACCCCAAGTACTGGGTTGAGGAGAATGGCTACGTCGAGCTCAACGGAATCATCCTCGGTCAGAAGGACTGGTATGTTGATCTTGGCGGCGAGATGTACCTCCAGGGAAGGGAAGCCGCGGGTATAAACGCCAGCAAGGCCGTGATAATGGACGAGAGCACGGTAATAACGAGGGGTAAGATAGTGGCTGAGGCGCCAAGAACCAAGGGACACATAAGCTGCGACGCCCTGCTGATGAGTGACAGAGCGGTGATGGAGACATATCCGGGCCTGGTCAGCAGGGTTGACGACGCTGAGCTGAGTCACGAGGCGGCTATAGGTAAAATCCGTGAGGAGGAGCTCTTCTACCTCATGAGCCGGGGCCTGAGCGAGGAAAAGGCTACTCAGCTCATAGTCAAGGGCTTCCTCGAACCGATGCTCAAGGATATCCCGATGGAGTTCCTCGTGGAGATAAGGAAGATAATTGAGCTGGCAGTGAGCGGTGGAATGTGACTGAAGATTTTTCTCTTTGTTTCTTATACTCCCTAATTTTAGTCGTTTTTTCCCTGTGAATCCGAACTAAGGATTTTAACTGGTTCTTCATTTCTTTTGTGGGTGATAACATGGACCCAATGGCTAAAGCGTTTGAAGAGGCAAAGAAAAACCCGAAAATGAGGAAGAAGCTGAAGATAAAGGCTGCATTCTCGCTGCTTCTGTTCGTGATGTTCCTAGGTGTGGTATTCATAACGATTGGGACGATAATCGCCAGCAAAACCGGAAGCTTCTTAGGAATGACTCAGCTGGATTTTCTCAAGCTCAGGGCCCAGTACGGCATAATAATGATGTTCCTGATTATAATCCACCTCGCGATGAACAGAAGCATAATGAAGAAGGAGCTCGAGCTCCTCTTTGGCTGACTTCATTTTTAACTGTAGAATTTATTTTTTGGCCAATTCTTCAACAAGCTCAGCAGCCTTCGGAAGGGCCTTCTCGACTTCCTCGCTCAGCTCCATGCCAAGGTCAATTTCCTTCGCAACGATCCCAATGAAGTGGATTTCAACGTTGGCGAGCCTCTCATCGAGTGCCATGAGGAGTTTGAGCCCGTCTATTGCCCCCATGAAGTGTGCACTCCTGATTTCAGCCTTCAGCTTCTCGAAAACCTCCTCGCCGCTCACGTGGATTATTTCTCCCGGCTTGAACTTTTCGCTAAGTATGGCGTCGATGATTATGAGCCTTTCCTCTCCATTGTAATGGCTCTGGAGCATGAATATGTCTGTGCCAACTTCGAGAACGTTGTAACCTTTTTCCGCCAGAAGCCTGCCGACTTTCAGGCCGACGCCGTCGTCTTTCATCAGTTCGTTGCCAAGGGCGAGGATAAGGGTTCGCATTGCCTTAAACCTCCAAAGGAAAATAGGACAGGGGGATAAAAAGATATGGCTAAAGCCTCACTACGTGCACCGAACAGGAAATGCACGGGTCGTAGGCCCTGACGACCATCTCGGTGAGATACTTCAGTCTCTCGGGGTCGTCGTTGTAGTGCTTCTCTGCCATCATGCGGACATGTACTTCCATCATGGCGAGATTGAAGGCTGTCGGCGTTATTATATCGGCGTAGGCTATCCTTCCGTCCTTCACTTCGAGCGCGTAGACGAGGATTCCGCGCGGTGCCTCGGTGGTGCTGACACCGAAGCCGTCCTTTACAGCTACCTCGTCCCTCGGCCTTATCGGCCATTTAGCGAGGGCCTCGTCGATAAGGTCGATGCCCCTCTCCATGAAGTACACTAACTCAAGCGCTTGGGCGAGGTTGTTGGCGAAGGGGTTGGTTGGCCTGA
Protein-coding regions in this window:
- the sufC gene encoding Fe-S cluster assembly ATPase SufC, whose amino-acid sequence is MLNIENLKVAVGGKEILKGVNISVGDGEFHVIMGPNGSGKSTLALTIVGHPRYEVRNGRILFNGEDITNLPPDERAKRGIMLAFQHPEEVEGVRIMEFLQQVLAEVKGIDLAEAYDMIVETAKGLWFKEEDLMRYVNVGFSGGERKRFEILQALLLEPKLLILDEPDSGVDVDSLSVISRKIDELHEKGTAILLITHYGRILQHLDPSKFRVHVMKDGRIVLERGGEFVKEIEEKGFQKIFEECGCDE
- a CDS encoding SufD family Fe-S cluster assembly protein, whose amino-acid sequence is MSEITIQEAKEIIAQEIENLARRNKEPEWMTRIRYKGLEAFEKAPHNDPVISKDELLRFIAKPEIEGLPEHIESLDDLPPEMKALLDRLGISEVEQKYIAGLAVQTDTGIIYNQFLQEWAKKGLIVLPMEEAVKKYPDVVKRHFLQMFSVNESKMAAYHTAVWNGGIFLYVKEGLKVPFPLHLFFLIQESALAQAPHIIIIAERNTEFHLIEGCTAPVLVRHSLHLDMTEAYIHDGAKVQLTVLQNWPEYVHTRPMTRARIGKNARFINTTVGLGTGRSNIANPKYWVEENGYVELNGIILGQKDWYVDLGGEMYLQGREAAGINASKAVIMDESTVITRGKIVAEAPRTKGHISCDALLMSDRAVMETYPGLVSRVDDAELSHEAAIGKIREEELFYLMSRGLSEEKATQLIVKGFLEPMLKDIPMEFLVEIRKIIELAVSGGM
- a CDS encoding hydrogenase maturation protease codes for the protein MRTLILALGNELMKDDGVGLKVGRLLAEKGYNVLEVGTDIFMLQSHYNGEERLIIIDAILSEKFKPGEIIHVSGEEVFEKLKAEIRSAHFMGAIDGLKLLMALDERLANVEIHFIGIVAKEIDLGMELSEEVEKALPKAAELVEELAKK